TTGTAACCATATGCTACAGAATCAGATGGGATACTCATAAATACAACTGATTTATATGCAAAAAGATTCCTCATCAAAGTCTTACAGTAACTGCAAAGTCCGGCTGGTGGATTAAGAGGGAATATAGTATAAGAAAGTCAACTAGAAAGTGCACtatgaccccaaaaaaaaaaaaaaaaaaaacaaagaaagtgcACAGGTCACTGACACTCACGCAGACAGGGATGAAAAAGCTCCAATTACTTCCCATAAGTGCTGACTTGACAAGCCATATGTGCCGGAAGCACTAAAGTTTCAGCAGAAATGATACTTACTACGTGAGAGTGACAAAGCTATACTTACTAGGTGAGAACGACAGAGGTCTTCTAAATTTGCATTTGACACCACAACTTCATCTCCAAAAGCCTCATCAGTCTCCAAATGAACATCATCATCACGCTAACCAGGTAGCACAAAAGGTTTAGGAGTTTGCACCCATAAAACTTCACAATATGGACTATCGCTAGTCAATCTACCTTATCAGGGAAATGTGCATCTTCATCCATTTCATCAACATGCACATTCTCAGGCATGTCCGCATCAACTTCATCAAAATCAGGAACTCCATCATCATGTCCCTGATCTCCGTTCATGTTATCAAAACTACCAAAAACATTTGAAGTTCCACAAATTCCATCTATCAGCGACTGTCTTAGCTGCAATGAAAACACACATAACATTCATTGATCCGAACCCAAACTATGAGATGAGGATAAACATACAATTACCTTTTCAAACAATGGTGGGGATTGGGTCCCCTGCCGTCTTTCATGGGTGTTTTGATTTTCCCACACATATGTGAATTCTGGACTAATAGTGCCATGTCTTCTTGCAagaggaaattcatccactaaagAGACTTTCCTCGAAGAATTAATGGAAGGCTTTCTGCAGGCTTTTACTAAtttacaaaaaaggaaaacagagcTGGAAAATTCAGCAACATGACAAATGAGAATATAATCAAAAGATATATGTTTTAAGGACCTCTTTTGAAAGGTTTCACTTTTTAGATTCCCAGGTTCATGGGGATTTAGAGGCTTCCATGGGTCGTCATTGTCATCGTTGTCATCATTATCTTCATAACCGAAGTCTGCAGGTCCTGCATCATCATTATCCATGCCAAACTCATTTTGAGAGTTTATAAAGTCATCAGGAGCAAGAGGATCTAGCCCCACGTCACAACCACCAACTCCGATTTTGCAGCCAACAGGAGGAGATTGGTCCAAATTGTTCCGGCTCTTTCCAGCAGATGACTTATGTGCACCACCCCCAGAGCGGCCTGTTGGGGATTGAAAGCTCTTGCGAGTTGATTTGACCTTGATTCCTTGGCTCTGCCCATTTCTAACATCTTCCTTTAAGAACGAATTCACTGTGACAGCATCACATGAATCTAGGAGGATAAAATCCCGGAAAATTTCACTGCTGGCCAACTGCAAGGAAGATGGTCATAAAACCTATTTACTGTGACGGAAAAGTCAACTTTTTGAGGCATCAATGTATTAGAAGATGTTGCCAACTTTTATACCAGATACGACTCCAATTCTCCAGCTGTACCAGAAGCATCTAAGCAATCACCTTCCAGTACAACCAGATTGGCTGGAGGCTTCACGAAGTAATTTGGTGGAGCATCTTTCTCTAATGAGCTATCCAGAGAATTCTTCGGGTCCACTGCAGTACAGAGGATTTTAGcatgcaatgcaatattgaATTAACCTTATCGTGAAAAGGCAATGCAAAATAGGACCACCTGGCACATCATCTGAGATCCAaaaggatcttcatcttcatctggAACCACGCCTAAATCACTTTCTTGGGGCCGGACTATTGTGCTTTCATCCTGATTTTGCTGCCTGCTCCAAGCAAACATGAAATCTAAGCTTAAAGCTTCATCTTAGGAACTCCACGAGAATAGCTCTCAAAACACAAGCTTGCAAGGTAAGCAGGCTCTTGAACGTTTAACAATAAACTCCAAAGTGCATTTCCTGATTAGGCCTGTCTACGGCTGAGTCGTTACGACCATTAAAGTAAGGCACATAAGGAATACAATCATGTCCGCGCCCAACCCCCCCCAGCTGCACGTCCAGATGGGTCATATGTTCATTCCGTTTTACGCATCATCGTTGAATTTCCTCCCAACAAGTAATTCTTCGTCAACACTACTCttagaaaaaaaggaacttttCAATACAGTCCTAGACATAATATGAATTGCACATCCATTGCAGCTTTAAATGACAAAAGACTACCTCCAAGCCCTACACAATCACTTCGTGCAGAAAACATGGCTTGCCCATCAATTAGCCAATTCTAACAAATGCAAAAACAGGAATTCGATGCTACACTTCATACCGCTAAAACAGGGGAAAACTTAATTTTGTCTAAGAAAACGAGAGACAAACCGTTGTTGAGAGATGAACTCCAAAGCGTGCAAAACCAACGAATACAGATATTCCACCTTCCGGCTGTACACTTGGGCCGAACCCTGGAGCAGCAAAGCAGCTGCATTCCCACGAAAGCCTCCCAATTAGCATTACGAAAGCACAGAATTCGCAAGCCTATCTAACCCGGGgacaggaaaatgaaaatgcaaccCAATATCTCAAAACCTTCAGCGAAATTCACGTGGATGCGTCCGTCCTCGTCGTCGGGTATCTCGCCGGCGCAGATCTTGGCCAAGTACTCTTCGAGCAACCGGTCGAGATCGACGGCCCAGTTGGATTCCGGGTCGCGCTCGGCGTGGACCCTGTGGAAGCCCTCAGGGACGCCGCCGGCGGCCGGCTCGTCGCGGAGGCTGGTCATGTCGCGGCGACGACTGAGGACGGGAGGCTCATTCCGGCGGTTGCTCGGCTCGGTGAAAACCCTAGAGTTACCGCAAATTGGAAGGGGAAACCGATCGATGGAAAGGGGTTTCGGGGAAAGCGAAGGTTTTTCGAACGACGGGGCGTGAGACGGTTCGAGGGCAGGAGCTCAGCCGCCGGACCGGCAACGGCGAACGTGTCGCCGGCGCGCGCGGTGCCTTTACCCACAGAAGCAccgggaaggagagagagaagggagagagagggagagagaagttCAAATTGTTTTGGAGAAGAAAATTTCCCGCTTGAGCTTTTTGTTCGGTTCTGGTCTGATCAAATTGGGCTTTGCCGGGTTCGGCCCAAAACAACTGGACCTTGCATAGAaatcaggtctctctctctctctctaagattAGGAAGAAGCCCACCTTAGGTAACCATGGACTAATTTGTACTTTATGGCGTCAAGAATCAAATTGAATCGAGGTATAAAACAAATATGATCGAAGTCGACAACCAATGCTCGAGATTATTTATTATGTGCATTTGTTGATACTTATTTGAGCCGTCATTTCTAGCCATAGTTCTCATTAGGCCCCTTAAATGGATGGGTTGAATTTGATTCGGGTCGGGTTGGAATATGGTCTAACCCAAAATGACTGATTGAACTTGGCTTGATCATTTTGATACGATATGAATTTAGTGACTCATTCCCGACTCAACTTTCTTAATAAATTTTCTCCTTAAAATGTTGCCATTGAAGAATGAGAACAAGCTTGCGGAGTTGGTTAGGAGGCTTGTGTCGAGTCATGGGTTAGGCTTTGCACAACACATGAGTAATGTAGAGACGTGAATGAGCGCCACGCTAAAGGATAAAAACACCTGGACAGATGGATTTTGGGGTTAGTAATGGATGAGGACATGAAGGTCGCAGTGAGATGAAAGGTGGTGGATCTTGCCCGGGTGACAATCAATACCCTTTGCTATCATTAACCAATTTGCTTCCGGGCATTGGCCGCCCATGATGACCATGGTACAATATTAGCTTTCCATTTGTACCCCTCTCTCTATGCTTGTGCAGATTCCACGAAACTGGCATGGGTCGGCACAAGTCATAAATGATAGTGGTTACTCAAGGAACTTCTATTATATATTAggagactgattttcttattataaCTCATCACAATCGCTAATATTTTATCGTTATTCCTATACAAATTGTCTAAAACAACATTTATCTATGGTCAAGAAATACTATTTTGAGATAATAAATCCTCAGGAGGATTGGTGTTTCAGGATATTATAAAAATCCTCTAGTTAATTACTTAATTGTTGATAAGGTGAAAGGATTCTTTCTCAAATCTTTGCAGGATTTTGTGCCTATAAGTATCATCTCTTAACATGATCACATGCAGTTTCAATGAATTATACGAAATCTTAGTATGATCATATACCTCATCTCACAAGttgttttattcaatttttcgattgtaCTTATCATATCTATAGGAGTAGATTTATGAATTGTgtataaatatgtatatttaGAATATAAGAATTGAATAGGTTCACATTGGAATCTTCCATTTTGTGTCCTTTCTCATCATCATAATTGAAAGATTGTGTATATAGTCACATTATCAAGTACCAACAActtttgataaagaaaaaattaccaacaaCGATTCTGATAACATAGTATCGCATGACGAAATTGTTTTAACTCTATCTTCAAACCGGTGGTGCATGTATTGCACGGTGAAATTTGCCTGAGTTATagtcaaaataaatcaaagtgaCCATAATAGTTTATCACGTTGTTCCCATGCAAATTTCATATGGTCCCACAGATATTAAATGGCGTGATTCGATCAATTGGTTAATCTGGGCTAAAAGTTTTCCATATTAGGTGTTGGAATAACATAGATTGACTGTCATGGGAAATAGTGGTACGATAATTCGCCGAATCTTCATCCTTTGTCCAAAGGATGCAGATTCGGtaatttatttttggccaataaattttagtaaaaattacAGTCCTGCATAGGAGGACAAAAAGTAGGCAACACAAAAGATGAGTCAAAAAATTGGTTAATTTTGCATGCGTTGGAAACCCATAAGGCCCCATATAGAATCGAGCTGTTTTAAACTCATTTCAAcccattttaaaatttcacCGACTCACATACAACCTGGCGCActaaaataacattaaaaaaaatgggtttcTAAGCCATATTATCACCTCCACTGATCATGTTAAGCGGAGAA
This region of Eucalyptus grandis isolate ANBG69807.140 chromosome 8, ASM1654582v1, whole genome shotgun sequence genomic DNA includes:
- the LOC120287373 gene encoding LOW QUALITY PROTEIN: condensin-2 complex subunit H2-like (The sequence of the model RefSeq protein was modified relative to this genomic sequence to represent the inferred CDS: inserted 1 base in 1 codon; deleted 1 base in 1 codon), which produces MTSLRDEPAAGGVPEGFHRVHAERDPESNWAVDLDRLLEEYLAKICAGEIPDDEDGRIHVNFAEAALLLQGSAQVYSRKVEYLYSLVLHALEFISQQRQQNQDESTIVRPQESDLGVVPDEDEDPFGSQMMCQVVLFLDPKNSLDSSLEKDAPPNYFVKPPANLVVLEGDCLDASGTAGELESYLLASSEIFRDFILLDSCDAVTVNSFLKEDVRNGQSQGIKVKSTRKSFQSPTGRSGGGAHKSSAGKSRNNLDQSPPVGCKIGVGGCDVGLDPLAPDDFINSQNEFGMDNDDAGPADFGYEDNDDNDDNDDPWKPLNPHEPGNLKVKPFKRVKACRKPSINSSRKVSLVDEFPLARRHGTISPEFTYVWENQNTHERRQGTQSPPLFEKLRQSLIDGICGTSNVFGSFDNMNGDQGHDDGVPDFDEVDADMPENVHVDEMDEDAHFPDKRDDDVHLETDEAFGDEVVVSNANLEDLCRSHLDALLTSIAESEKQTELAARVSTWKQKIEHNLEEQDSRPPFDIHGYSTKILEKLSVEADQQNAMSFADIVHXPEKHDVARTFSALLQLVNNGDVDLERSDIRESVCYTAVNPFHVRLIGNKTREREIQLKKRLRSPIKHAGKGGGNGPVREREKSPANSLSRPRSRVSSSRPHSKFPIKVAKVGGVRCTPDSKRRRSSRFVEPVDLHPAG